In the genome of Persephonella sp. KM09-Lau-8, one region contains:
- the bioA gene encoding adenosylmethionine--8-amino-7-oxononanoate transaminase, whose protein sequence is MLNRKYLEEWDKEYFWHPFTQMKVYREEENVIVERGEGVYVYDIYGNKYLDGVASLWCNVHGHNHPKLNQAVIEQVQKIAHFTTLGASNVPAIVCAKNLVEITPPKLTKVFYSEDGAEAMEIAIKIAYHYWHNKGENQKNKFVTLSEAYHGDTIGSVSVGGINIFHEKYKPLLFDVYKMPSPYLEAVKKVGREKALEYDTTKLLIEEVEEFIFKNHQEIAAFVLEAGVQGAAGILPFPKGYLKEVRRICDEYNILMIVDEVATGFGRSGYMFASEKEGIEPDIMALGKGITGGYLPLAATLVTDEIFNAFLGEFGEAKHFYHGHTYTGNPIACNVAIANLEVFEEEQTLKKLQPKIKLLEERLKEFWELKHVGDVRQYGFMAGVELVKDKEKMEPFPYGERTGFKVAKEMLKRGIWVRPLGDVMVIMPPLVISEDELNYFLDMLKDSIKTLEN, encoded by the coding sequence ATGCTGAACAGAAAATATCTTGAGGAGTGGGATAAAGAGTATTTCTGGCATCCATTTACACAGATGAAGGTTTACAGGGAAGAAGAGAATGTTATTGTTGAAAGGGGTGAAGGTGTTTATGTGTATGATATTTACGGAAATAAATATTTGGACGGTGTTGCTTCTCTATGGTGTAATGTTCATGGACATAATCATCCAAAGCTAAATCAGGCTGTTATTGAGCAGGTTCAAAAGATAGCCCATTTTACCACCCTTGGTGCTTCTAATGTTCCTGCAATAGTCTGTGCCAAAAATCTTGTGGAGATAACTCCTCCTAAACTTACAAAGGTTTTCTACTCTGAAGATGGTGCTGAGGCAATGGAAATTGCCATAAAGATTGCATACCACTACTGGCACAACAAAGGGGAAAACCAAAAAAATAAGTTTGTAACTCTATCTGAGGCTTATCACGGGGATACCATAGGAAGTGTTTCTGTAGGTGGTATAAACATATTCCACGAAAAATATAAGCCTCTCCTTTTTGATGTTTATAAAATGCCTTCCCCATATCTTGAGGCAGTCAAAAAAGTTGGCAGAGAAAAAGCACTTGAGTATGACACAACAAAACTTCTTATAGAAGAGGTTGAGGAATTTATATTCAAAAATCATCAGGAGATAGCTGCATTTGTCCTTGAGGCAGGAGTGCAGGGAGCAGCAGGAATTCTTCCTTTCCCTAAGGGATACTTAAAAGAAGTCAGAAGAATATGTGATGAGTATAACATTCTTATGATTGTTGATGAGGTTGCAACAGGGTTTGGAAGGTCAGGTTATATGTTTGCCTCCGAGAAGGAAGGAATTGAGCCAGATATAATGGCTCTTGGAAAAGGAATAACAGGTGGATATCTTCCCCTTGCAGCCACCCTTGTAACAGATGAGATATTCAATGCATTTTTAGGAGAATTTGGGGAAGCAAAACATTTTTATCACGGTCATACTTACACAGGGAACCCAATAGCCTGCAATGTTGCAATAGCAAATCTGGAGGTTTTTGAGGAAGAACAGACATTAAAAAAACTTCAACCAAAGATAAAACTGTTAGAGGAAAGGTTAAAAGAGTTCTGGGAACTAAAACATGTGGGAGATGTTAGACAATACGGATTTATGGCTGGAGTTGAACTGGTAAAGGATAAAGAAAAGATGGAACCTTTCCCTTACGGAGAAAGAACAGGCTTCAAGGTGGCAAAAGAAATGCTTAAAAGAGGTATATGGGTAAGACCCCTTGGAGATGTTATGGTAATAATGCCTCCTCTTGTTATATCCGAGGATGAACTGAATTATTTCTTAGATATGCTTAAAGATAGTATCAAAACACTGGAAAATTAG
- a CDS encoding diguanylate cyclase — translation MNFIKTYKREILYAVIIFSLLSLISSFVFCKFYLQAEQNFIDRALKTNKYIILSELRSLTDISDITYDIRINQPDVLLLMYMANHTKVRDTYRIQLYKKLLPVYKSLRKHGIRQLHFHLPGSISFLRFHKPDKYGDSLKGIRYTIDLANETRKVVRGFEEGRIFNGFRNVYPLFYDDEFIGTVEISFSAIPPIKSLSYLYPGYYGFLIRNELITKKVWKEERTNYLPSKAIPDYSWDRKVLYTVLGDTKKIETIKNLEKLLKGKVTKIINKDIALKISYNGQDYLAFFIPVKNVKGEYAAAFAGFIPEVFFRKNHHKFVFMGMSAIGFNFLVALLIFILLKKDKDSKLSLEKKSIIDPLTGLLNRRGFYKLSEPIIANAERKNRPVSLMFADIDHFKQINDNHGHHTGDRILKEFARILRSNLRKSDIISRWGGEEFLILLNDTNTQQAKKVAEKIRKIVEDTQTSPKFTVSFGVTQKRKDEKLDSAIERADKLLYKAKTTGRNKVVSD, via the coding sequence ATGAACTTTATTAAAACTTATAAAAGAGAGATTCTATACGCTGTTATCATTTTCTCTCTTTTAAGTTTGATCTCTTCATTTGTTTTTTGTAAGTTTTATTTACAGGCTGAACAAAATTTTATAGATAGAGCATTAAAGACCAATAAATACATAATACTATCCGAACTACGTTCATTAACAGATATCTCAGATATAACCTATGACATAAGGATTAACCAGCCTGATGTTCTTCTCCTTATGTATATGGCAAATCATACTAAAGTTAGAGATACTTATCGGATACAACTTTATAAAAAACTTTTACCTGTGTATAAATCTTTAAGAAAACATGGCATTCGCCAACTACATTTTCACCTTCCCGGTTCTATAAGCTTTTTGAGATTTCATAAGCCTGACAAATATGGGGATTCCTTAAAAGGAATTAGATACACCATAGACCTTGCAAATGAAACCAGAAAAGTTGTTCGGGGATTTGAAGAGGGAAGAATATTTAATGGTTTTCGGAATGTTTACCCACTTTTTTATGATGATGAGTTTATTGGGACTGTTGAGATATCTTTTTCAGCAATTCCTCCGATAAAATCCTTAAGTTATTTATATCCAGGATATTATGGATTTCTAATCAGAAATGAGCTAATTACCAAAAAAGTCTGGAAAGAAGAAAGAACAAATTATCTTCCTTCAAAGGCTATCCCAGATTATAGCTGGGACAGAAAAGTGCTTTATACAGTTTTAGGAGACACAAAGAAAATAGAAACTATAAAAAATCTTGAAAAGTTATTAAAAGGGAAGGTAACTAAAATAATAAATAAAGATATTGCATTAAAAATTTCATATAATGGACAAGATTATCTTGCCTTTTTTATTCCTGTTAAAAATGTAAAAGGAGAATATGCTGCAGCTTTCGCCGGTTTTATCCCAGAGGTTTTTTTCAGAAAAAATCATCACAAATTTGTATTTATGGGTATGTCTGCTATAGGTTTTAATTTCCTTGTGGCTCTGCTTATTTTTATACTGCTTAAAAAAGATAAAGATTCTAAGTTATCCCTTGAGAAAAAATCAATAATAGACCCATTAACAGGACTTTTAAACAGAAGAGGTTTCTATAAATTATCTGAGCCAATTATTGCAAATGCAGAAAGAAAAAACAGACCTGTTTCTCTAATGTTTGCAGATATTGACCATTTTAAACAGATTAATGATAATCATGGGCATCATACAGGAGATAGAATTCTAAAAGAATTTGCAAGAATATTACGTTCAAATTTAAGAAAAAGCGATATTATCTCCAGATGGGGAGGAGAAGAATTTTTAATTCTGTTAAATGATACAAATACCCAGCAGGCCAAAAAAGTTGCCGAAAAAATTAGAAAAATTGTTGAAGATACTCAAACCTCTCCTAAATTTACTGTCAGCTTTGGAGTTACCCAGAAAAGGAAGGATGAAAAATTAGATTCTGCTATTGAAAGAGCTGATAAATTATTGTATAAGGCCAAAACAACAGGTAGAAATAAAGTGGTTTCAGACTGA
- a CDS encoding HD domain-containing protein, with product MEKILKAAEFANEAHKHQKRKSTDLPYITHPLSVGLILSKFGAEEDEIIAGLLHDVIEDTEYTYEDIKNEFGQKIADIVLQLSEEKELPWEERKKKHIEHLKQADISTKRVALADKLANLYSIKHELKEHGENLWNRFSRGKEQQKWYYTSMVEACGSGIEDEVIKKLYEEAQRVLKEIFSD from the coding sequence ATGGAAAAAATACTTAAGGCTGCTGAATTTGCAAATGAAGCCCATAAACACCAGAAAAGAAAATCAACAGACCTGCCTTATATTACACATCCTTTATCTGTAGGTCTGATACTGTCCAAATTTGGTGCAGAAGAAGATGAAATAATAGCAGGCTTGCTTCATGATGTTATAGAGGATACAGAGTATACCTATGAAGATATCAAAAATGAATTTGGTCAAAAAATAGCGGATATTGTTCTTCAGCTTTCTGAAGAAAAGGAACTTCCATGGGAAGAAAGGAAGAAAAAGCATATTGAACATCTAAAACAGGCTGATATCTCAACCAAAAGAGTTGCCCTTGCAGATAAACTGGCCAATTTATACAGTATAAAACATGAGCTTAAAGAGCATGGAGAAAATCTCTGGAATAGATTCAGCAGAGGTAAAGAGCAGCAGAAATGGTATTACACCTCCATGGTTGAAGCCTGCGGCAGCGGTATAGAAGATGAAGTAATAAAAAAACTTTATGAAGAGGCACAGAGGGTCTTAAAAGAAATATTTAGCGATTAA
- the nuoF gene encoding NADH-quinone oxidoreductase subunit NuoF has translation MSIRDKIPRLPEIHVESNLNLLLRRAKENRTVDIEEYVTTGGYSALKKALTKFTPEDIVVLVEESTLRGRGGAGFPTGRKWRFALMNPPPRYLVCNADESEPGTFKDRIIIERDPHLLLEGMIIAGYALGAKEGYIYIRGEYPAGYLILENAIQEAKEHGFLGKNILGTDFSFDIKVYRGAGAYICGEETALLESLEGKRGHPRLRPPYPAQVGLYGKPTVVNNVETLSNIPIIVTYEAHFMNIGPAGFFGPKLFPISGKVNKPGVYEATMDITLNELIDMAGGVKDGKKVKAVFAGALGVYSADELDTPMDYSPKGFGGTGTTIVLDEDDCIIDALLVITNFFHHESCGKCTPCRVGTYEQHVIMKKLKEGTATEKDLEYLKHLAKNIPANSICGLGFSAPNAIADALNKFPEEFEAHLNKTCKVCFS, from the coding sequence ATGAGTATAAGGGATAAAATTCCAAGGCTACCTGAGATACATGTTGAAAGTAATCTGAACCTGCTGCTTAGAAGAGCAAAAGAAAACAGAACTGTTGATATAGAGGAATATGTAACAACAGGGGGATACTCTGCATTAAAAAAAGCCCTCACAAAGTTTACACCGGAGGATATAGTTGTTCTGGTTGAGGAAAGCACACTGAGGGGAAGAGGTGGTGCAGGTTTTCCAACAGGTAGAAAGTGGCGTTTTGCTTTAATGAATCCTCCTCCAAGATATCTTGTCTGTAATGCAGATGAATCTGAGCCGGGAACATTTAAGGACAGAATAATCATAGAGAGAGACCCACATCTACTTCTTGAAGGAATGATAATTGCCGGATATGCCCTTGGTGCAAAAGAAGGATACATATATATCAGAGGAGAATATCCTGCAGGATATCTCATACTGGAAAATGCCATACAAGAAGCAAAGGAACATGGATTTTTAGGTAAAAATATACTGGGAACTGACTTTTCCTTTGATATAAAGGTTTACAGAGGAGCAGGTGCATATATCTGCGGAGAAGAAACTGCACTTCTTGAGAGTCTTGAAGGAAAGAGAGGTCATCCAAGACTGAGACCTCCTTATCCTGCACAGGTTGGTTTATACGGTAAACCTACAGTTGTTAATAATGTGGAAACACTATCCAATATCCCGATTATTGTTACCTATGAAGCACATTTTATGAATATTGGTCCTGCAGGATTTTTTGGTCCTAAACTATTCCCAATAAGCGGGAAGGTAAACAAACCTGGTGTTTATGAAGCCACCATGGATATAACTCTCAATGAGCTTATTGATATGGCTGGTGGTGTAAAAGATGGCAAGAAGGTAAAAGCTGTTTTTGCAGGAGCTCTTGGGGTGTATTCTGCAGATGAGCTTGACACCCCAATGGATTACTCTCCAAAAGGATTTGGTGGGACAGGGACAACAATAGTTTTAGATGAGGATGACTGTATAATTGATGCTCTACTTGTAATTACAAACTTTTTCCACCATGAAAGCTGCGGAAAGTGCACACCTTGTAGAGTTGGAACATATGAGCAACATGTTATTATGAAAAAGCTAAAAGAAGGCACTGCAACCGAGAAGGACTTAGAATACCTGAAACATCTTGCTAAAAACATTCCTGCAAACTCAATATGTGGACTTGGCTTTTCTGCCCCTAATGCAATAGCAGATGCTTTAAATAAATTTCCAGAAGAATTTGAGGCACATCTAAATAAAACCTGTAAAGTATGCTTTAGTTAA
- a CDS encoding NAD(P)H-dependent oxidoreductase subunit E, giving the protein MEFKYLNEQIIAEIKKCRERFPLKEQCIIPALHKILDVYRDIPQEAIEELSEYLQVPLADIEGIVTFYDMFRYRKNAKNHIRICRNLPCHLARYQNILEMIKKKTGADIGKNSPDGKWYIELVECIGSCGIAPAFLINDDLYDGSKIKTEEDIEEILGRYE; this is encoded by the coding sequence ATGGAGTTTAAATATTTAAATGAGCAGATTATTGCTGAAATAAAAAAGTGCAGGGAAAGATTTCCTCTAAAGGAGCAGTGTATCATTCCTGCACTGCACAAAATTCTTGATGTTTACAGGGATATTCCCCAAGAAGCAATAGAGGAGTTATCCGAATATCTTCAGGTGCCCCTTGCAGATATAGAAGGTATAGTCACCTTCTATGATATGTTCAGATACAGGAAAAATGCAAAAAACCATATAAGAATTTGCAGAAATCTACCATGTCATCTTGCCAGATACCAGAATATCCTTGAGATGATTAAAAAGAAAACAGGGGCAGATATTGGTAAAAACAGTCCAGATGGTAAATGGTATATTGAGCTGGTTGAGTGTATAGGAAGCTGCGGTATTGCACCTGCATTTTTAATAAATGATGATCTGTATGATGGAAGCAAAATTAAAACTGAAGAAGATATTGAAGAAATCCTTGGCAGGTATGAGTAA
- the metG gene encoding methionine--tRNA ligase → MGQQKFYVTTPIYYVNDVPHLGHAYTTIAADVLARYNRQKGNKTFFLTGTDEHGLKIQKSAEEKGITPKELADKTHTKFKELWEVLNISYDRFIRTTDPDHIKAVQHIFQKCYENGDIYLSEYESWYCVGCEEFKTETEIKENDYKCPIHMKKCEKVKEESYFFKLSKYQDKLLELYEKHPEFIQPDYRRNEVISFVKQGLKDLSVSRPKSRVKWGISVPFDESHTIYVWFDALTNYISALGYPDTSSELFKTFWPADVHIVGKDILRFHAVYWPAFLMSAGLEVPKKVFAHGWWTVEGHKMSKSLGNVVDPFKAAKEYGVDELRYFLLREVPFGLDGDFSKKAVIGRINSDLANDLGNLFSRTLSMINKFNKGIVECSDKHTQLEKEYKELYLHTIEQFDKELSNLGFNRALEIVWEFIDFLNKYIVKTEPWALNKNNDPYLKTTLYTLTDGLLLITYLLTPFMPQKMKTALEYLGLEKLPEKPEPFSFPENTKVKKKIKPLFPRIELKEEEKVEEKKEEQKQEEGIVTIEDFAKLKFRVGQVLEAEKVEKADKLLKLTVDLGDEKRTIVSGIAQYYKPEELIGKKIIVFANLKPRKIFGIESKGMILAAKDDKTLRLLTVDGDIEVGAYVS, encoded by the coding sequence ATGGGACAGCAGAAGTTTTATGTGACTACACCGATATACTATGTAAATGATGTTCCTCACCTTGGACATGCATACACAACAATTGCTGCAGACGTGCTGGCCAGATATAACAGGCAGAAAGGAAACAAAACATTTTTCCTGACAGGAACAGATGAACATGGCCTAAAGATACAGAAATCTGCAGAAGAAAAAGGGATTACCCCTAAAGAACTGGCAGATAAAACCCATACGAAATTTAAAGAGTTATGGGAAGTTCTGAATATATCCTATGATAGATTTATCAGAACTACCGACCCTGACCATATAAAAGCTGTCCAGCATATCTTCCAGAAATGCTACGAAAATGGGGATATATATCTGTCTGAGTATGAAAGCTGGTATTGTGTAGGCTGTGAGGAGTTTAAAACGGAAACAGAAATTAAGGAGAATGACTATAAATGCCCCATCCATATGAAAAAATGTGAAAAAGTAAAAGAAGAAAGTTATTTTTTCAAACTTTCAAAATACCAAGATAAGCTGCTGGAGTTATACGAAAAACACCCTGAGTTTATACAACCTGACTACAGGAGAAATGAGGTTATTTCCTTTGTTAAACAGGGATTAAAAGACCTTTCTGTATCAAGGCCTAAAAGCAGAGTAAAATGGGGAATTTCTGTTCCTTTTGATGAAAGCCATACCATATATGTATGGTTTGATGCCCTTACAAACTATATATCTGCCCTTGGCTATCCTGACACCAGCTCAGAGTTATTCAAAACCTTCTGGCCTGCAGATGTTCATATAGTTGGTAAAGATATTCTCCGTTTCCACGCAGTTTACTGGCCTGCATTCTTAATGAGTGCTGGACTGGAAGTGCCTAAAAAAGTTTTTGCACACGGCTGGTGGACTGTTGAAGGGCACAAAATGTCAAAATCCCTTGGAAATGTTGTTGACCCATTCAAAGCAGCAAAAGAGTATGGAGTAGATGAGCTCAGGTATTTTCTTTTAAGGGAAGTGCCTTTTGGATTAGATGGAGACTTTTCCAAAAAGGCAGTGATAGGAAGGATAAACTCAGACCTTGCCAATGACCTTGGAAACCTGTTTTCAAGAACACTCTCTATGATTAATAAATTCAATAAAGGCATTGTTGAATGCTCTGACAAACATACACAGCTGGAAAAGGAATACAAAGAGCTTTATCTACATACCATTGAGCAGTTTGATAAAGAACTATCAAATCTGGGCTTTAACAGGGCACTGGAGATTGTATGGGAGTTTATTGATTTCCTGAATAAATACATAGTAAAAACTGAGCCATGGGCATTAAATAAAAATAATGACCCTTACCTGAAAACTACACTTTATACACTAACAGATGGGCTTCTGCTGATTACTTATTTACTTACCCCATTTATGCCCCAAAAGATGAAAACTGCCCTTGAGTATCTTGGGCTTGAGAAACTCCCTGAAAAACCAGAGCCCTTCAGCTTTCCAGAAAATACAAAAGTTAAAAAGAAAATAAAACCATTGTTCCCAAGAATTGAACTTAAAGAGGAGGAAAAAGTGGAGGAGAAAAAGGAAGAACAAAAACAGGAAGAAGGAATTGTAACAATAGAGGATTTTGCAAAACTAAAATTCAGAGTTGGGCAGGTTTTAGAAGCAGAGAAAGTAGAAAAGGCAGATAAACTGCTTAAGCTTACAGTTGACCTTGGAGATGAAAAAAGAACAATAGTCTCAGGTATAGCCCAGTATTACAAACCCGAGGAGCTTATAGGCAAAAAAATAATAGTTTTTGCAAATCTTAAACCAAGAAAGATTTTTGGTATAGAATCAAAGGGAATGATTTTAGCTGCAAAAGATGATAAAACATTAAGACTGCTAACAGTTGATGGAGATATTGAGGTAGGTGCATACGTTTCGTAA
- a CDS encoding bifunctional diguanylate cyclase/phosphodiesterase: MNSKHINRYLKYNRFLEKRAGIKSYGQKVVLVLILLFFISFIAAATFLTIISIQDEIQRIKVSLEKTIHIEKKLIKKELETIENNAKVFISTYEKKNDHRSIDFNILKKSHIYSIYNNVEHYTIGRKIPISSVELLQYSDDKYILLADYLIINIQNMYYVFVDKSAFNYILSSQNFPLSEYDPVFVLKTSPKTFSSFICSSSKFENSNFYIIGCVDRATVISSKINSSVIGSIIVFSVFFLLSFAFYNLFFKKILLYPINYLRKNVQYMSDKGLEKVKFDLHEHGDDEFAKISQVLESTRQKILKHQKGMNLVLTTTAKMISMTNDIHNFALFAINSLDELLNAEGSVLCLYSKLEDSCSILVHSDDYLLNKIPFNLEEKEFKKLQNTHQANNIILDKTDDRYIASIKKEVNDEYSLYIVIFKRGERLSEEELKYTDMILSHLVYSINLLNLATYDPLTRLYNRRAIVEYAEKEVERAKRYNHDFSIILLDIDDFKGINDTYGHTMGDIVLKQVSEIIKDEIRDIDKVGRYGGEEFIIVLPETGTESALKLAERIRKNISEREFKIGDYKISITISAGIAGLGIHGETFEEILQAADLALYQAKKNGKNQVVMLGKEEISQILEEEFESKNFLIDAIQEDRVLPHFQPIVDLNTLEIVGYEVLARIKDGDRVIPAYRFITTAIKFGIILKIDEIIQRKTVELLLNQKEIPQMLFFNLSRPYIQDIQHISQFVELLEKNNIPKENIVLEITEEEAISEITIVKEAIRIAKSKGIRFALDDFGVGYSTFSYIKHFDIDIIKLDGSLIKNIHKDEDNQIIVGGIAYICKEKGIKLLAEMVETEEEVKTLRELGVSYAQGYIFGKPNSEFIKNIVEDL; this comes from the coding sequence ATGAATTCTAAGCATATAAATAGATATCTAAAGTATAATCGATTTCTTGAGAAAAGGGCAGGAATAAAAAGCTATGGTCAAAAAGTTGTTCTGGTCTTAATCCTTCTATTTTTTATATCATTTATTGCAGCTGCCACATTTTTAACAATAATAAGCATTCAGGATGAAATTCAACGAATTAAGGTAAGTCTTGAAAAAACCATTCATATAGAAAAAAAGCTAATAAAAAAGGAACTTGAAACTATAGAAAATAATGCCAAAGTCTTTATATCAACTTATGAAAAGAAAAATGATCATCGCAGTATAGACTTTAATATATTAAAAAAGTCTCATATATACAGTATTTATAACAATGTTGAGCATTATACTATTGGAAGGAAAATCCCTATATCATCTGTAGAGCTTCTACAGTATTCAGATGATAAATATATATTACTGGCAGATTATCTAATAATAAACATACAAAATATGTATTATGTATTTGTTGATAAATCAGCATTTAACTATATTCTATCTTCTCAAAATTTCCCATTAAGTGAATATGATCCTGTATTTGTCCTGAAAACTTCCCCTAAAACCTTTAGTTCTTTTATATGTTCGTCTTCAAAGTTTGAAAACAGCAATTTTTATATAATTGGATGTGTTGATAGAGCAACGGTTATATCCAGTAAGATAAACTCATCTGTAATTGGAAGTATAATTGTTTTTTCTGTATTTTTCCTGCTATCTTTTGCTTTTTATAATTTGTTCTTTAAGAAAATTCTTCTCTATCCAATTAACTATCTCAGAAAAAATGTCCAGTATATGAGTGATAAGGGTCTTGAAAAAGTAAAATTTGATCTTCATGAGCATGGAGATGACGAGTTTGCAAAGATATCTCAGGTTCTTGAATCAACAAGACAAAAAATATTGAAACATCAAAAAGGGATGAATCTGGTTTTGACCACAACTGCAAAAATGATATCCATGACCAATGATATACATAATTTTGCCTTATTTGCTATCAATAGCCTTGATGAGCTTTTAAATGCAGAAGGAAGTGTTTTATGTCTGTATTCAAAATTAGAAGACAGTTGTTCAATACTTGTTCATTCAGATGATTATTTACTTAATAAAATTCCTTTTAATCTGGAAGAAAAAGAGTTTAAAAAATTACAAAATACACATCAGGCAAACAATATAATCCTTGATAAGACTGATGATAGATATATAGCTTCCATAAAAAAGGAAGTTAATGATGAGTATTCTCTATATATAGTTATCTTTAAGCGAGGGGAAAGACTTTCAGAAGAAGAACTTAAATATACAGATATGATTTTATCCCATCTGGTATATAGCATAAATTTGCTAAACCTTGCCACTTATGACCCGCTTACCAGACTTTATAATAGAAGGGCGATTGTTGAATATGCAGAAAAAGAAGTTGAGAGGGCAAAAAGATATAATCATGATTTTAGTATTATCCTACTGGATATAGATGATTTTAAAGGTATCAATGATACTTATGGCCATACAATGGGAGATATTGTTTTAAAACAGGTGTCAGAAATAATCAAAGATGAAATTAGAGATATAGATAAAGTTGGAAGATATGGAGGGGAAGAGTTCATTATAGTATTACCTGAAACTGGAACTGAAAGTGCACTAAAACTGGCAGAAAGAATAAGGAAAAATATATCAGAACGGGAGTTCAAAATAGGAGACTACAAAATATCCATAACTATAAGTGCAGGAATAGCAGGGCTTGGAATACATGGGGAAACATTTGAAGAAATCTTACAGGCTGCAGATCTTGCACTATATCAGGCCAAGAAAAACGGTAAAAATCAGGTTGTTATGCTTGGTAAAGAAGAAATTTCACAGATACTTGAGGAAGAATTTGAAAGCAAAAACTTTCTTATTGATGCAATACAGGAAGACAGAGTTTTACCTCACTTCCAGCCTATTGTAGATTTAAACACTTTAGAGATAGTAGGATATGAAGTACTTGCAAGAATAAAAGATGGAGACAGGGTGATTCCGGCTTACAGATTTATAACAACGGCCATAAAGTTTGGAATAATCTTAAAAATCGATGAAATCATCCAGAGGAAAACTGTTGAACTTTTATTAAATCAAAAAGAAATTCCACAGATGTTATTTTTTAATCTATCAAGACCATATATTCAGGACATACAACATATCTCTCAGTTTGTTGAACTCCTTGAAAAGAATAACATCCCTAAAGAAAACATTGTTCTGGAAATAACAGAAGAAGAAGCAATCAGTGAGATCACAATAGTCAAAGAGGCTATTAGAATTGCAAAATCAAAAGGAATTAGATTTGCCCTTGATGATTTCGGAGTTGGTTATTCAACATTCTCTTATATAAAACATTTTGATATTGATATAATTAAACTTGATGGCTCTCTTATAAAAAATATTCATAAAGATGAAGATAATCAGATTATTGTTGGTGGAATAGCTTATATATGCAAGGAAAAAGGGATAAAACTTCTTGCAGAAATGGTAGAAACAGAAGAGGAAGTTAAGACTCTCAGAGAACTGGGAGTTTCATATGCACAGGGATATATATTCGGCAAGCCAAATAGCGAGTTTATAAAAAATATAGTGGAGGATTTATAA